The following proteins come from a genomic window of Triticum aestivum cultivar Chinese Spring chromosome 6A, IWGSC CS RefSeq v2.1, whole genome shotgun sequence:
- the LOC123129179 gene encoding putative disease resistance protein RGA3 isoform X3, translating to MAIVLDAFASYVADMLKQVVEDEVGMLLGVTGQIDKMGVKLGDLKKFLADAERRRITDTSVQGWVTELKRAMYDATDILDICQLKAMDHHAASRMGCCNPLLFCLRNPLSAHEIGTRIRALNQKLDDIKERSAAFGFDLCSYEDSSSKVHSSRLSTSRETSWELDRSGVVGEKIKEDTRALVEIMVRRPEVETSNADNNRVMAFAIVGVGGIGKTTLARKVFNDEAINANFDTKIWLSVNQGFDKVELLRTAITLAGGKHRSEKALAVLWPILSDALTGKKIFLIMDDVWSHEAWGDVLETPLVNDVARGSRVLITTRDTRVARGVKAVLPYHHVDKLDDEDAWSLLRKQVISSETDRPEVDMLKDIGLQIAVKCGGLPLAVKVMGGLLCQKDKQRHEWNMVLNDSIWSASEMPEELNYSIYLSYEDLPPSIKQCFLYYSLLPKSAVWYKNSIIGMWISEGFLHGTSADLEELGSKYYKELILRNLIEPVTKWADQQVCSMHDVVRSFAQFVARDEALAAQSGETGFITKLSSHKFLRLSMEKKVSESDGLDWSSLHAQKTLRTLILVGPISMKPSDSIVDFPCLRTLHTESVDVAVLVESLGKLKHLRYLFIWKSDISSLPDNIGNMKFLQFICLVKCQQSVKLPHSILKLAQLRYLNFHDSSINGIPKGFSVLTNLRNLRGFPAQTDGVWCSLDELGPLSELRSLGVQRLENVSVTSSAAKAKLGEKVHLTHLFLYCSSILGDDGLIKDEKGVSEEEQRQIAGVFDELCPSPSLEYLDINGFFGRRLPRWMMSRSAPVFKSLRIIFMLDLACCTQLPDCLCQLPCLQDITIRRAPAIKHVGHEFLQSYQTPAAFPRLRKLELTGMVEWEEWKWEEQVQAMPLLEVLELENCRLRCLPPGLASHARALKSISAQNNQHLNSLENFASAVELEVAKNPDLERITNLPNLRKLEIEACPKLNVLEGICALQRLVLEDYAMETLPGYMQDVNPRHFELRCSLTLLTSIAAGQSGPEWDRFSHIDHVKAYAPDENNTRKWYVLYTREPCSLITNVRHSISAGRLKASKLDGPYNHLHLVGWPYQVQCSAILLQQREAHHLQNSAARPVLEAFMVKKIFQSLRCIRQ from the exons ATGGCCATCGTGCTGGATGCCTTCGCGTCCTATGTCGCTGACATGCTCAAGCAggtggtggaggacgaggtggggatgcTGCTCGGCGTCACCGGCCAGATCGACAAGATGGGCGTCAAGCTTGGGGACCTCAAGAAATTCCTGGCCGATGCCGAGAGGAGACGCATCACCGACACCAGCGTGCAGGGCTGGGTGACCGAGCTCAAGCGCGCCATGTACGACGCCACCGACATCCTCGACATCTGCCAGCTCAAGGCCATGGATCACCATGCAGCATCACGCATGGGGTGCTGCAACCCGTTGCTCTTCTGCTTGCGGAACCCCCTCTCCGCCCATGAAATCGGCACCCGCATCAGGGCGCTCAACCAGAAGCTCGACGACATCAAGGAGCGAAGCGCTGCCTTCGGCTTCGACCTTTGTTCGTACGAGGACTCTAGCAGCAAGGTACATTCCTCTCGCTTGTCTACCAGCCGCGAGACGTCGTGGGAGCTCGACCGGTCAGGTGTGGTCGGGGAGAAGATCAAAGAAGACACAAGGGCACTTGTAGAAATCATGGTGAGAAGACCTGAGGTAGAAACCAGCAATGCAGACAACAACAGAGTCATGGCTTTTGCCATTGTGGGTGTTGGTGGGATCGGCAAGACCACCCTCGCTCGGAAGGTCTTCAACGATGAAGCCATAAATGCCAATTTCGACACCAAGATATGGTTGAGTGTCAACCAGGGCTTCGACAAGGTTGAGCTTCTTAGGACAGCCATCACTCTTGCCGGGGGAAAGCACCGTAGTGAAAAAGCGTTGGCAGTGCTTTGGCCAATCCTTAGTGATGCCTTGACAGGGAAGAAGATATTCCTGATAATGGATGACGTGTGGAGCCATGAAGCATGGGGTGATGTGCTTGAAACACCCCTTGTTAATGATGTGGCCCGAGGTAGCCGTGTCCTCATCACTACTAGAGATACAAGAGTTGCCCGAGGGGTGAAAGCTGTGCTTCCCTACCACCACGTCGACAAATTAGATGATGAAGATGCCTGGTCATTGCTCAGGAAACAG GTAATTTCAAGTGAGACAGATAGACCTGAAGTTGATATGCTTAAGGATATTGGATTGCAAATTGCTGTAAAATGTGGTGGTTTGCCTCTTGCTGTCAAAGTAATGGGAGGACTGTTGTGTCAGAAGGATAAACAACGCCATGAATGGAATATGGTTCTGAATGATTCTATATGGTCGGCATCTGAAATGCCTGAAGAGCTAAACTATTCAATATATTTAAGCTATGAAGATTTACCTCCTTCCATCAAGCAGTGCTTTCTATACTACTCCCTTCTCCCTAAAAGTGCAGTGTGGTATAAAAATAGCATTATTGGTATGTGGATTAGTGAAGGATTTCTTCATGGAACCTCTGCTGACTTGGAAGAACTAGGAAGCAAGTACTATAAGGAGCTGATTCTGAGGAACCTTATAGAGCCAGTTACAAAATGGGCTGATCAGCAAGTTTGCAGCATGCATGATGTTGTTCGCTCATTTGCTCAGTTTGTGGCTAGAGATGAGGCACTAGCAGCTCAGAGTGGAGAGACTGGTTTCATTACTAAACTTAGTTCACACAAGTTCCTTCGGTTGTCTATGGAAAAGAAAGTATCAGAATCAGATGGGTTGGACTGGAGTTCCTTACATGCACAAAAGACACTGAGAACACTAATATTAGTTGGCCCTATATCTATGAAGCCTAGTGATTCGATTGTTGATTTTCCCTGCCTACGAACTCTACATACAGAATCTGTAGATGTTGCTGTATTGGTTGAGTCTTTGGGGAAACTCAAGCACTTGAGGTACTTGTTCATATGGAAATCCGATATATCAAGTTTGCCAGATAACATTGGAAATATGAAATTTCTGCAGTTCATTTGCCTTGTAAAATGCCAGCAATCTGTGAAACTTCCACATAGCATTTTGAAGCTAGCGCAACTGAGGTATCTTAACTTTCATGACTCTAGTATAAATGGTATACCAAAGGGGTTCAGTGTTCTAACAAATCTAAGGAACCTGCGTGGGTTTCCAGCCCAGACAGATGGTGTTTGGTGTAGTTTGGATGAGTTAGGCCCTCTTTCTGAGCTCAGATCTCTTGGAGTGCAGAGATTGGAGAATGTGTCTGTTACCTCGTCTGCGGCAAAGGCAAAGCTTGGTGAGAAAGTTCATCTGACCCACTTGTTTTTATACTGCAGCAGTATATTGGGAGATGATGGGCTGATTAAAGATGAAAAGGGTGTCTCTGAGGAAGAACAGCGACAAATTGCGGGTGTGTTTGATGAGCTCTGCCCTTCGCCTAGCTTAGAGTATCTTGATATAAATGGATTTTTTGGCCGACGGCTCCCAAGGTGGATGATGTCAAGATCAGCACCGGTCTTCAAGAGCTTGAGGATTATATTCATGCTTGATCTAGCTTGTTGCACCCAACTACCAGATTGCTTGTGTCAACTCCCATGTTTGCAGGACATTACGATCCGTCGCGCTCCAGCCATCAAGCATGTTGGACATGAATTCCTGCAATCCTACCAGACACCGGCTGCGTTCCCGAGATTGAGGAAGTTGGAGTTAACTGGAATGGTGGAATGGGAGGAGTGGAAGTGGGAGGAGCAAGTGCAAGCCATGCCTCTTTTGGAGGTGCTTGAGCTCGAAAATTGCAGATTGAGGTGTCTTCCTCCTGGCCTTGCCTCACATGCAAGGGCTTTAAAGTCTATATCTGCACAAAATAACCAGCACCTCAACTCACTAGAGAACTTTGCTTCTGCTGTTGAGCTGGAAGTGGCTAAAAACCCCGACTTGGAGAGGATCACTAATCTTCCCAATCTGCGGAAGCTTGAGATCGAGGCTTGCCCAAAGCTGAATGTACTGGAGGGTATTTGTGCACTCCAGAGGCTCGTATTGGAGGATTATGCCATGGAAACACTTCCTGGATACATGCAAGATGTAAACCCAAGGCATTTTGAGTTACGCTGCAGCCTGACGTTGCTCACTTCCATAGCCGCGGGACAATCTGGCCCTGAGTGGGATAGGTTCAGTCATATCGACCATGTCAAGGCATATGCACCTGATGAGAACAATACAAGGAAATGGTACGTGTTGTACACGAGAGAGCCCTGCAGCTTGATCACAAATGTCCGTCACTCCATATCTGCAG GCAGGTTGAAGGCAAGCAAGCTAGACGGGCCTTATAACCATCTTCACCTTGTTGGTTGGCCATATCAAGTGCAGTGCAGTGCGATCCTCCTACAACAAAGAGAAGCTCATCATTTACAAAACTCTGCAGCAAGACCAGTACTT GAAGCCTTCATGGTAAAGAAGATATTTCAAAGTCTTCGCTGTATTCGGCAGTAG
- the LOC123129179 gene encoding putative disease resistance protein RGA3 isoform X2, translating to MAIVLDAFASYVADMLKQVVEDEVGMLLGVTGQIDKMGVKLGDLKKFLADAERRRITDTSVQGWVTELKRAMYDATDILDICQLKAMDHHAASRMGCCNPLLFCLRNPLSAHEIGTRIRALNQKLDDIKERSAAFGFDLCSYEDSSSKVHSSRLSTSRETSWELDRSGVVGEKIKEDTRALVEIMVRRPEVETSNADNNRVMAFAIVGVGGIGKTTLARKVFNDEAINANFDTKIWLSVNQGFDKVELLRTAITLAGGKHRSEKALAVLWPILSDALTGKKIFLIMDDVWSHEAWGDVLETPLVNDVARGSRVLITTRDTRVARGVKAVLPYHHVDKLDDEDAWSLLRKQVISSETDRPEVDMLKDIGLQIAVKCGGLPLAVKVMGGLLCQKDKQRHEWNMVLNDSIWSASEMPEELNYSIYLSYEDLPPSIKQCFLYYSLLPKSAVWYKNSIIGMWISEGFLHGTSADLEELGSKYYKELILRNLIEPVTKWADQQVCSMHDVVRSFAQFVARDEALAAQSGETGFITKLSSHKFLRLSMEKKVSESDGLDWSSLHAQKTLRTLILVGPISMKPSDSIVDFPCLRTLHTESVDVAVLVESLGKLKHLRYLFIWKSDISSLPDNIGNMKFLQFICLVKCQQSVKLPHSILKLAQLRYLNFHDSSINGIPKGFSVLTNLRNLRGFPAQTDGVWCSLDELGPLSELRSLGVQRLENVSVTSSAAKAKLGEKVHLTHLFLYCSSILGDDGLIKDEKGVSEEEQRQIAGVFDELCPSPSLEYLDINGFFGRRLPRWMMSRSAPVFKSLRIIFMLDLACCTQLPDCLCQLPCLQDITIRRAPAIKHVGHEFLQSYQTPAAFPRLRKLELTGMVEWEEWKWEEQVQAMPLLEVLELENCRLRCLPPGLASHARALKSISAQNNQHLNSLENFASAVELEVAKNPDLERITNLPNLRKLEIEACPKLNVLEGICALQRLVLEDYAMETLPGYMQDVNPRHFELRCSLTLLTSIAAGQSGPEWDRFSHIDHVKAYAPDENNTRKWYVLYTREPCSLITNVRHSISAGGPASNFMRNEEQQEVGRRFQHSFAWIFIRSCGGAWREAG from the exons ATGGCCATCGTGCTGGATGCCTTCGCGTCCTATGTCGCTGACATGCTCAAGCAggtggtggaggacgaggtggggatgcTGCTCGGCGTCACCGGCCAGATCGACAAGATGGGCGTCAAGCTTGGGGACCTCAAGAAATTCCTGGCCGATGCCGAGAGGAGACGCATCACCGACACCAGCGTGCAGGGCTGGGTGACCGAGCTCAAGCGCGCCATGTACGACGCCACCGACATCCTCGACATCTGCCAGCTCAAGGCCATGGATCACCATGCAGCATCACGCATGGGGTGCTGCAACCCGTTGCTCTTCTGCTTGCGGAACCCCCTCTCCGCCCATGAAATCGGCACCCGCATCAGGGCGCTCAACCAGAAGCTCGACGACATCAAGGAGCGAAGCGCTGCCTTCGGCTTCGACCTTTGTTCGTACGAGGACTCTAGCAGCAAGGTACATTCCTCTCGCTTGTCTACCAGCCGCGAGACGTCGTGGGAGCTCGACCGGTCAGGTGTGGTCGGGGAGAAGATCAAAGAAGACACAAGGGCACTTGTAGAAATCATGGTGAGAAGACCTGAGGTAGAAACCAGCAATGCAGACAACAACAGAGTCATGGCTTTTGCCATTGTGGGTGTTGGTGGGATCGGCAAGACCACCCTCGCTCGGAAGGTCTTCAACGATGAAGCCATAAATGCCAATTTCGACACCAAGATATGGTTGAGTGTCAACCAGGGCTTCGACAAGGTTGAGCTTCTTAGGACAGCCATCACTCTTGCCGGGGGAAAGCACCGTAGTGAAAAAGCGTTGGCAGTGCTTTGGCCAATCCTTAGTGATGCCTTGACAGGGAAGAAGATATTCCTGATAATGGATGACGTGTGGAGCCATGAAGCATGGGGTGATGTGCTTGAAACACCCCTTGTTAATGATGTGGCCCGAGGTAGCCGTGTCCTCATCACTACTAGAGATACAAGAGTTGCCCGAGGGGTGAAAGCTGTGCTTCCCTACCACCACGTCGACAAATTAGATGATGAAGATGCCTGGTCATTGCTCAGGAAACAG GTAATTTCAAGTGAGACAGATAGACCTGAAGTTGATATGCTTAAGGATATTGGATTGCAAATTGCTGTAAAATGTGGTGGTTTGCCTCTTGCTGTCAAAGTAATGGGAGGACTGTTGTGTCAGAAGGATAAACAACGCCATGAATGGAATATGGTTCTGAATGATTCTATATGGTCGGCATCTGAAATGCCTGAAGAGCTAAACTATTCAATATATTTAAGCTATGAAGATTTACCTCCTTCCATCAAGCAGTGCTTTCTATACTACTCCCTTCTCCCTAAAAGTGCAGTGTGGTATAAAAATAGCATTATTGGTATGTGGATTAGTGAAGGATTTCTTCATGGAACCTCTGCTGACTTGGAAGAACTAGGAAGCAAGTACTATAAGGAGCTGATTCTGAGGAACCTTATAGAGCCAGTTACAAAATGGGCTGATCAGCAAGTTTGCAGCATGCATGATGTTGTTCGCTCATTTGCTCAGTTTGTGGCTAGAGATGAGGCACTAGCAGCTCAGAGTGGAGAGACTGGTTTCATTACTAAACTTAGTTCACACAAGTTCCTTCGGTTGTCTATGGAAAAGAAAGTATCAGAATCAGATGGGTTGGACTGGAGTTCCTTACATGCACAAAAGACACTGAGAACACTAATATTAGTTGGCCCTATATCTATGAAGCCTAGTGATTCGATTGTTGATTTTCCCTGCCTACGAACTCTACATACAGAATCTGTAGATGTTGCTGTATTGGTTGAGTCTTTGGGGAAACTCAAGCACTTGAGGTACTTGTTCATATGGAAATCCGATATATCAAGTTTGCCAGATAACATTGGAAATATGAAATTTCTGCAGTTCATTTGCCTTGTAAAATGCCAGCAATCTGTGAAACTTCCACATAGCATTTTGAAGCTAGCGCAACTGAGGTATCTTAACTTTCATGACTCTAGTATAAATGGTATACCAAAGGGGTTCAGTGTTCTAACAAATCTAAGGAACCTGCGTGGGTTTCCAGCCCAGACAGATGGTGTTTGGTGTAGTTTGGATGAGTTAGGCCCTCTTTCTGAGCTCAGATCTCTTGGAGTGCAGAGATTGGAGAATGTGTCTGTTACCTCGTCTGCGGCAAAGGCAAAGCTTGGTGAGAAAGTTCATCTGACCCACTTGTTTTTATACTGCAGCAGTATATTGGGAGATGATGGGCTGATTAAAGATGAAAAGGGTGTCTCTGAGGAAGAACAGCGACAAATTGCGGGTGTGTTTGATGAGCTCTGCCCTTCGCCTAGCTTAGAGTATCTTGATATAAATGGATTTTTTGGCCGACGGCTCCCAAGGTGGATGATGTCAAGATCAGCACCGGTCTTCAAGAGCTTGAGGATTATATTCATGCTTGATCTAGCTTGTTGCACCCAACTACCAGATTGCTTGTGTCAACTCCCATGTTTGCAGGACATTACGATCCGTCGCGCTCCAGCCATCAAGCATGTTGGACATGAATTCCTGCAATCCTACCAGACACCGGCTGCGTTCCCGAGATTGAGGAAGTTGGAGTTAACTGGAATGGTGGAATGGGAGGAGTGGAAGTGGGAGGAGCAAGTGCAAGCCATGCCTCTTTTGGAGGTGCTTGAGCTCGAAAATTGCAGATTGAGGTGTCTTCCTCCTGGCCTTGCCTCACATGCAAGGGCTTTAAAGTCTATATCTGCACAAAATAACCAGCACCTCAACTCACTAGAGAACTTTGCTTCTGCTGTTGAGCTGGAAGTGGCTAAAAACCCCGACTTGGAGAGGATCACTAATCTTCCCAATCTGCGGAAGCTTGAGATCGAGGCTTGCCCAAAGCTGAATGTACTGGAGGGTATTTGTGCACTCCAGAGGCTCGTATTGGAGGATTATGCCATGGAAACACTTCCTGGATACATGCAAGATGTAAACCCAAGGCATTTTGAGTTACGCTGCAGCCTGACGTTGCTCACTTCCATAGCCGCGGGACAATCTGGCCCTGAGTGGGATAGGTTCAGTCATATCGACCATGTCAAGGCATATGCACCTGATGAGAACAATACAAGGAAATGGTACGTGTTGTACACGAGAGAGCCCTGCAGCTTGATCACAAATGTCCGTCACTCCATATCTGCAG GAGGACCAGCAAGTAATTTCATGAGGAATGAAGAGCAACAAGAAGTAGGCAGAAGATTTCAGCATTCTTTTGCATGGATCTTCATCAGATCTTGTGGAGGTGCATGGAGAGAG GCAGGTTGA
- the LOC123129179 gene encoding putative disease resistance protein RGA3 isoform X1 encodes MAIVLDAFASYVADMLKQVVEDEVGMLLGVTGQIDKMGVKLGDLKKFLADAERRRITDTSVQGWVTELKRAMYDATDILDICQLKAMDHHAASRMGCCNPLLFCLRNPLSAHEIGTRIRALNQKLDDIKERSAAFGFDLCSYEDSSSKVHSSRLSTSRETSWELDRSGVVGEKIKEDTRALVEIMVRRPEVETSNADNNRVMAFAIVGVGGIGKTTLARKVFNDEAINANFDTKIWLSVNQGFDKVELLRTAITLAGGKHRSEKALAVLWPILSDALTGKKIFLIMDDVWSHEAWGDVLETPLVNDVARGSRVLITTRDTRVARGVKAVLPYHHVDKLDDEDAWSLLRKQVISSETDRPEVDMLKDIGLQIAVKCGGLPLAVKVMGGLLCQKDKQRHEWNMVLNDSIWSASEMPEELNYSIYLSYEDLPPSIKQCFLYYSLLPKSAVWYKNSIIGMWISEGFLHGTSADLEELGSKYYKELILRNLIEPVTKWADQQVCSMHDVVRSFAQFVARDEALAAQSGETGFITKLSSHKFLRLSMEKKVSESDGLDWSSLHAQKTLRTLILVGPISMKPSDSIVDFPCLRTLHTESVDVAVLVESLGKLKHLRYLFIWKSDISSLPDNIGNMKFLQFICLVKCQQSVKLPHSILKLAQLRYLNFHDSSINGIPKGFSVLTNLRNLRGFPAQTDGVWCSLDELGPLSELRSLGVQRLENVSVTSSAAKAKLGEKVHLTHLFLYCSSILGDDGLIKDEKGVSEEEQRQIAGVFDELCPSPSLEYLDINGFFGRRLPRWMMSRSAPVFKSLRIIFMLDLACCTQLPDCLCQLPCLQDITIRRAPAIKHVGHEFLQSYQTPAAFPRLRKLELTGMVEWEEWKWEEQVQAMPLLEVLELENCRLRCLPPGLASHARALKSISAQNNQHLNSLENFASAVELEVAKNPDLERITNLPNLRKLEIEACPKLNVLEGICALQRLVLEDYAMETLPGYMQDVNPRHFELRCSLTLLTSIAAGQSGPEWDRFSHIDHVKAYAPDENNTRKWYVLYTREPCSLITNVRHSISAGGPASNFMRNEEQQEVGRRFQHSFAWIFIRSCGGAWREVEGKQARRAL; translated from the exons ATGGCCATCGTGCTGGATGCCTTCGCGTCCTATGTCGCTGACATGCTCAAGCAggtggtggaggacgaggtggggatgcTGCTCGGCGTCACCGGCCAGATCGACAAGATGGGCGTCAAGCTTGGGGACCTCAAGAAATTCCTGGCCGATGCCGAGAGGAGACGCATCACCGACACCAGCGTGCAGGGCTGGGTGACCGAGCTCAAGCGCGCCATGTACGACGCCACCGACATCCTCGACATCTGCCAGCTCAAGGCCATGGATCACCATGCAGCATCACGCATGGGGTGCTGCAACCCGTTGCTCTTCTGCTTGCGGAACCCCCTCTCCGCCCATGAAATCGGCACCCGCATCAGGGCGCTCAACCAGAAGCTCGACGACATCAAGGAGCGAAGCGCTGCCTTCGGCTTCGACCTTTGTTCGTACGAGGACTCTAGCAGCAAGGTACATTCCTCTCGCTTGTCTACCAGCCGCGAGACGTCGTGGGAGCTCGACCGGTCAGGTGTGGTCGGGGAGAAGATCAAAGAAGACACAAGGGCACTTGTAGAAATCATGGTGAGAAGACCTGAGGTAGAAACCAGCAATGCAGACAACAACAGAGTCATGGCTTTTGCCATTGTGGGTGTTGGTGGGATCGGCAAGACCACCCTCGCTCGGAAGGTCTTCAACGATGAAGCCATAAATGCCAATTTCGACACCAAGATATGGTTGAGTGTCAACCAGGGCTTCGACAAGGTTGAGCTTCTTAGGACAGCCATCACTCTTGCCGGGGGAAAGCACCGTAGTGAAAAAGCGTTGGCAGTGCTTTGGCCAATCCTTAGTGATGCCTTGACAGGGAAGAAGATATTCCTGATAATGGATGACGTGTGGAGCCATGAAGCATGGGGTGATGTGCTTGAAACACCCCTTGTTAATGATGTGGCCCGAGGTAGCCGTGTCCTCATCACTACTAGAGATACAAGAGTTGCCCGAGGGGTGAAAGCTGTGCTTCCCTACCACCACGTCGACAAATTAGATGATGAAGATGCCTGGTCATTGCTCAGGAAACAG GTAATTTCAAGTGAGACAGATAGACCTGAAGTTGATATGCTTAAGGATATTGGATTGCAAATTGCTGTAAAATGTGGTGGTTTGCCTCTTGCTGTCAAAGTAATGGGAGGACTGTTGTGTCAGAAGGATAAACAACGCCATGAATGGAATATGGTTCTGAATGATTCTATATGGTCGGCATCTGAAATGCCTGAAGAGCTAAACTATTCAATATATTTAAGCTATGAAGATTTACCTCCTTCCATCAAGCAGTGCTTTCTATACTACTCCCTTCTCCCTAAAAGTGCAGTGTGGTATAAAAATAGCATTATTGGTATGTGGATTAGTGAAGGATTTCTTCATGGAACCTCTGCTGACTTGGAAGAACTAGGAAGCAAGTACTATAAGGAGCTGATTCTGAGGAACCTTATAGAGCCAGTTACAAAATGGGCTGATCAGCAAGTTTGCAGCATGCATGATGTTGTTCGCTCATTTGCTCAGTTTGTGGCTAGAGATGAGGCACTAGCAGCTCAGAGTGGAGAGACTGGTTTCATTACTAAACTTAGTTCACACAAGTTCCTTCGGTTGTCTATGGAAAAGAAAGTATCAGAATCAGATGGGTTGGACTGGAGTTCCTTACATGCACAAAAGACACTGAGAACACTAATATTAGTTGGCCCTATATCTATGAAGCCTAGTGATTCGATTGTTGATTTTCCCTGCCTACGAACTCTACATACAGAATCTGTAGATGTTGCTGTATTGGTTGAGTCTTTGGGGAAACTCAAGCACTTGAGGTACTTGTTCATATGGAAATCCGATATATCAAGTTTGCCAGATAACATTGGAAATATGAAATTTCTGCAGTTCATTTGCCTTGTAAAATGCCAGCAATCTGTGAAACTTCCACATAGCATTTTGAAGCTAGCGCAACTGAGGTATCTTAACTTTCATGACTCTAGTATAAATGGTATACCAAAGGGGTTCAGTGTTCTAACAAATCTAAGGAACCTGCGTGGGTTTCCAGCCCAGACAGATGGTGTTTGGTGTAGTTTGGATGAGTTAGGCCCTCTTTCTGAGCTCAGATCTCTTGGAGTGCAGAGATTGGAGAATGTGTCTGTTACCTCGTCTGCGGCAAAGGCAAAGCTTGGTGAGAAAGTTCATCTGACCCACTTGTTTTTATACTGCAGCAGTATATTGGGAGATGATGGGCTGATTAAAGATGAAAAGGGTGTCTCTGAGGAAGAACAGCGACAAATTGCGGGTGTGTTTGATGAGCTCTGCCCTTCGCCTAGCTTAGAGTATCTTGATATAAATGGATTTTTTGGCCGACGGCTCCCAAGGTGGATGATGTCAAGATCAGCACCGGTCTTCAAGAGCTTGAGGATTATATTCATGCTTGATCTAGCTTGTTGCACCCAACTACCAGATTGCTTGTGTCAACTCCCATGTTTGCAGGACATTACGATCCGTCGCGCTCCAGCCATCAAGCATGTTGGACATGAATTCCTGCAATCCTACCAGACACCGGCTGCGTTCCCGAGATTGAGGAAGTTGGAGTTAACTGGAATGGTGGAATGGGAGGAGTGGAAGTGGGAGGAGCAAGTGCAAGCCATGCCTCTTTTGGAGGTGCTTGAGCTCGAAAATTGCAGATTGAGGTGTCTTCCTCCTGGCCTTGCCTCACATGCAAGGGCTTTAAAGTCTATATCTGCACAAAATAACCAGCACCTCAACTCACTAGAGAACTTTGCTTCTGCTGTTGAGCTGGAAGTGGCTAAAAACCCCGACTTGGAGAGGATCACTAATCTTCCCAATCTGCGGAAGCTTGAGATCGAGGCTTGCCCAAAGCTGAATGTACTGGAGGGTATTTGTGCACTCCAGAGGCTCGTATTGGAGGATTATGCCATGGAAACACTTCCTGGATACATGCAAGATGTAAACCCAAGGCATTTTGAGTTACGCTGCAGCCTGACGTTGCTCACTTCCATAGCCGCGGGACAATCTGGCCCTGAGTGGGATAGGTTCAGTCATATCGACCATGTCAAGGCATATGCACCTGATGAGAACAATACAAGGAAATGGTACGTGTTGTACACGAGAGAGCCCTGCAGCTTGATCACAAATGTCCGTCACTCCATATCTGCAG GAGGACCAGCAAGTAATTTCATGAGGAATGAAGAGCAACAAGAAGTAGGCAGAAGATTTCAGCATTCTTTTGCATGGATCTTCATCAGATCTTGTGGAGGTGCATGGAGAGAG GTTGAAGGCAAGCAAGCTAGACGGGCCTTATAA